A region from the Mya arenaria isolate MELC-2E11 chromosome 2, ASM2691426v1 genome encodes:
- the LOC128225129 gene encoding Golgi apparatus membrane protein TVP23 homolog B-like: MNNDEDTVLDFGEEEFDRNRTFKHPVAVGFHLAFRIGALLAYLFCGWFSDSFITNFVVIVILLSMDFWTVKNISGRLLVGLRWWNYVDEEGNSKWMFESRKNRKGTVTAAESRIFWLSLVVCQLLWIVLMLGAIFTLKFKWLMVSVIGVIMNGSNLLGYIRCKWGTKQNMTSLAKSFLTRQALKSMFTLGKSKGSEPQQT; the protein is encoded by the exons ATGAATAACGACGAAGACACCGTGCTTGACTTTGGAGAGGAAGAGTTTGATAGAAACCGCACATTTAA ACATCCAGTAGCAGTAGGCTTTCACCTGGCCTTTCGTATTGGAGCTTTGCTGGCATACCTGTTTTGTGGATGGTTCAGCGACAGCTTCATCACAAATTTCGTGGTTATTGTCATCCTTCTTTCCATGGACTTCTGGACAGTAAAAAATATCTCAG GAAGGCTGCTTGTAGGTTTAAGATGGTGGAACTACGTTGATGAAGAAGGAAACAGTAAATGGATGTTTGAATCTCGAAAA AACAGGAAGGGTACAGTGACAGCCGCTGAGTCACGAATATTCTGGCTCTCCCTCGTCGTATGCCAGCTGCTCTGGATTGTTCTTATGCTTGGCGCAATATTCACGCTGAAGTTTAAGTGGTTG ATGGTGTCTGTTATTGGAGTGATTATGAATGGCTCGAACCTTCTCGGATATATTCGCTGTAAATGgggaacaaaacaaaacatgaccTCCTTAGCCAAAAGTTTTCTAAccagacaagctttaaaatct ATGTTTACACTGGGAAAATCCAAAGGTAGTGAGCCCCAGCAGACCTGA
- the LOC128225128 gene encoding uncharacterized protein LOC128225128: MTSTMNRIFQSQWGQMPKKPIAKHVEGITSHRWLKAAGIAIAIGLTSELVYFLYKRWKKRKSEAATHSETKAIEEVLFFPDSQIACKDHFVGEDGCSRENCRFTHEHNSLSRLYEFIDGARETLDVCVFVICCADLGDLLILAHRRHVKVRVICDDEQIDITGSQIWKLRKAGIAVRTDNSSYLMHHKFVVIDGHTLLTGSFNWTRQAISGNQENLLALNNRRIVRLYGREFEKLWRQFDPRNHTNSALHRKSEVP; this comes from the exons ATGACATCGACCATGAACCGTATATTTCAAAGTCAGTGGGGTCAGATGCCGAAGAAGCCGATTGCTAAACATGTTGAAGGTATAACGTCCCACCGATGGCTGAAGGCTGCAGGGATTGCCATTGCTATCGGACTTACTTCTGAACTAGTTTACTTCCTCTACAAAAGGTGGAAGAAACGAAAATCAGAAGCTGCTACTCACAGTGAAACTAAAGCCATAGAAGAAGTCTTGTTTTTTCCGGACTCACAAATCGCATGCAAAGATCATTTTGTCGGCGAAGATGGCTGTAGCAGAGAGAATTGTCGGTTCACACATGAACACAACTCACTCAGCCGACTGTACGAGTTTATAGACGGCGCTCGTGAAACACTGGACGTCTGTGTGTTTGTGATTTGTTGTGCGGACCTTGGGGATCTGCTGATACTGGCACACAGGCGACATGTGAAGGTTCGGGTCATTTGCGATGATGAACAAATCGATATCACAGGATCTCAGATATGGAAACTCAGAAAAGCGG GCATCGCCGTACGGACAGACAACTCCTCGTACCTAATGCACCACAAGTTTGTCGTGATTGACGGGCACACCCTTCTCACTGGTTCCTTTAACTGGACGCGTCAGGCCATTTCCGGTAACCAGGAGAACCTGCTGGCGCTCAACAACCGCCGGATCGTCCGACTGTACGGTCGCGAGTTTGAGAAATTGTGGCGACAGTTTGATCCACGCAATCACACTAATAGTGCTTTGCATCGCAAATCCGAGGTCCCCTAG